Proteins encoded in a region of the Stieleria neptunia genome:
- the metH gene encoding methionine synthase, whose product MLQANSTADLLSELVRDRILLLDGAMGTMIQRLGLDEAGVRGDRFADHHKDLKNFSDILCLTHPEKITDIHRAYYEAGSDIVETNSFGASPVGMVEFDLPLELVDEINRAAVACARKAADEWTERTPDKPRFVAGSIGPTTMQLAISTKVDDPAFRPTTFEAMRASYRAQVESLVAAGVDILLPETAIDTLNLKSCLFAIQDFFNAGGRRVPVMVSGTFDKGGRTFVSGQSVEAFFTALEHFPLLSVGMNCALGPDVMRPHIEALSHVAGIPISCHPNAGLPNEMGQFDLGPKAMADIVGEFADNGWINILGGCCGTTPDHIRAMAERVAKLKPKQETPGPVYTRLSGLLPMVMRPEVPFTMVGERTNVTGSRKFARLIRDEDYDTAVEVAREQVENGATIIDINFDDALLDGAEAMVRFLRLISGDDVTASVPVMIDSSKWEVIEAGLQNVQGKAIVNSISLKDGEEKFIERAKLVRQYGAAAVVMAFDEKGQAATEDEKVRICKRAYQILVDQVNFPPEDIIFDPNILTVATGISEHDNYAVDFINAIRRIKQECPGAKTSGGVSNISFSFRGNDRVREAMHSAFLYHAIEAGLDMGIVNAGQLEVYEEIPKDLLEHVEDVLLNRRSDATDRLLELAETFKGTGMKKAGEDLAWRDAPVAERMKHALIKGIDKFIEEDAEEARQSFDRCLQVIEGPLMDGMQVVGDLFGEGKMFLPQVVKSARVMKKAVAYLEPFMEEEKLAAGLENASARGKFLIATVKGDVHDIGKNIVGVVLQCNNFEVIDLGVMVSADAILDEAAKHNADIIGLSGLITPSLDEMISVAREMKRRKMNVPLLIGGATTSAKHTAVKIAPVYESPVVHVVDASRSVGVVERLLSDEHRDAFIAKNAEEQVKAVASFKERKQKLVPYTEALEKRFATDWENVRIDEPSFTGTRVLKDVPLAEIRDYIDWSPFFMTWELKGKYPKIFEDKVVGEEAKKIFDDANKLLDQIIADGSVKARAAYGFWPAASDGDDVILYSDESRQTELTRFHFLRQQWERKGQKDFRSLADYVAPVDSGRKDYIGGFVVTAGIGAAELAASFKAKHDDYNAIMVQAVADRCAEALAEMLHQRARRDWSYGAEETLSTEQLIDEAYRGIRPAAGYPACPDHTEKRTLFDLLDAEANTTVELTSSYAMTPGAAVSGLYFAHPDARYFAVDRVTKDQIEDYASRKGKPIAEIEKWLTPNLAYEPE is encoded by the coding sequence ATGCTGCAAGCCAATTCGACCGCCGATCTCCTGTCCGAACTCGTTCGGGACCGCATTCTGCTCCTGGATGGGGCGATGGGGACCATGATCCAGCGTTTGGGGCTGGATGAAGCGGGAGTGCGTGGGGATCGGTTCGCCGATCACCACAAAGATCTGAAGAATTTTTCCGACATCCTGTGCCTGACCCACCCCGAAAAGATCACGGACATCCACCGGGCCTACTACGAGGCCGGGTCGGACATCGTCGAAACCAACTCCTTCGGTGCCTCGCCGGTGGGCATGGTCGAGTTTGATCTGCCGCTGGAACTGGTCGACGAAATCAACAGAGCCGCGGTCGCCTGCGCCCGGAAAGCGGCCGACGAGTGGACCGAGCGAACGCCCGACAAGCCGCGTTTTGTCGCCGGTTCGATCGGTCCGACGACGATGCAGCTGGCGATCAGCACGAAGGTGGACGATCCGGCCTTTCGACCCACGACCTTCGAAGCGATGCGTGCCAGCTACCGCGCCCAGGTCGAATCGCTGGTGGCTGCCGGAGTCGACATCCTGCTGCCGGAAACGGCGATCGACACGTTGAACTTGAAATCCTGTTTGTTCGCGATCCAAGATTTTTTCAACGCCGGTGGACGCCGCGTCCCCGTGATGGTCAGCGGCACGTTTGACAAGGGCGGCCGAACCTTCGTCAGCGGTCAGTCGGTCGAAGCGTTCTTCACGGCGTTGGAGCATTTTCCGCTGCTGTCGGTCGGCATGAACTGTGCCCTCGGCCCCGACGTGATGCGCCCCCACATCGAAGCCCTGTCCCACGTCGCGGGCATCCCGATCAGTTGCCACCCCAACGCCGGATTGCCCAACGAAATGGGCCAGTTCGATCTCGGTCCCAAAGCGATGGCGGACATCGTCGGCGAATTTGCCGACAACGGTTGGATCAACATCTTGGGCGGATGTTGTGGCACCACGCCCGACCACATCCGTGCGATGGCGGAGCGGGTGGCCAAACTGAAACCCAAACAGGAAACCCCCGGGCCGGTCTACACCCGGCTGTCCGGTTTGCTGCCGATGGTGATGCGGCCCGAAGTTCCCTTCACGATGGTCGGCGAGCGAACCAATGTCACCGGCAGCCGCAAATTTGCCCGGCTGATCCGCGACGAAGACTACGACACCGCGGTCGAAGTTGCCCGCGAGCAAGTCGAGAACGGTGCGACGATCATCGACATCAACTTCGACGACGCGCTGCTGGACGGTGCCGAAGCGATGGTCCGTTTTTTGAGGTTGATCTCCGGTGACGACGTGACCGCGTCGGTGCCCGTGATGATCGACAGTAGCAAGTGGGAAGTCATCGAAGCGGGGCTGCAAAACGTCCAGGGCAAAGCGATCGTCAATTCGATCTCGCTCAAGGACGGCGAAGAAAAGTTCATCGAACGGGCTAAATTGGTTCGCCAATACGGTGCCGCGGCGGTCGTGATGGCGTTTGACGAAAAAGGCCAAGCGGCGACCGAGGACGAGAAGGTGCGGATTTGCAAACGCGCCTACCAAATCTTGGTCGATCAGGTCAACTTTCCGCCCGAAGACATCATCTTTGACCCCAACATCCTGACCGTCGCCACCGGGATCTCCGAGCACGATAACTACGCGGTCGACTTCATCAATGCAATTCGCCGGATCAAACAGGAATGCCCGGGGGCGAAAACCAGCGGCGGCGTGAGCAACATCAGTTTCTCGTTCCGAGGCAACGATCGCGTCCGCGAGGCGATGCACAGCGCGTTTTTGTACCACGCCATCGAAGCCGGTTTGGACATGGGCATCGTCAATGCCGGCCAACTGGAAGTCTATGAAGAGATCCCCAAGGACCTGCTCGAACACGTCGAAGACGTCCTGCTCAATCGCCGCAGCGATGCGACCGATCGATTGCTGGAACTGGCCGAAACCTTCAAGGGAACCGGCATGAAGAAGGCCGGCGAGGACTTGGCTTGGCGTGACGCGCCCGTGGCCGAGCGGATGAAGCACGCCTTGATCAAGGGCATCGATAAATTCATTGAAGAAGACGCCGAAGAGGCCCGTCAGAGTTTCGATCGCTGTTTGCAAGTCATCGAAGGCCCGTTGATGGACGGCATGCAAGTCGTCGGCGACCTGTTCGGCGAAGGCAAGATGTTCCTGCCCCAAGTCGTCAAATCGGCGCGGGTGATGAAGAAGGCGGTCGCCTACTTGGAACCCTTCATGGAAGAAGAGAAACTCGCCGCGGGACTGGAGAACGCCTCGGCGCGGGGCAAGTTCTTGATCGCCACGGTCAAGGGTGACGTCCACGACATCGGCAAGAACATCGTCGGCGTGGTGTTGCAGTGCAACAACTTTGAAGTCATCGACCTGGGGGTGATGGTCAGCGCCGACGCGATCCTGGACGAAGCCGCCAAGCACAACGCCGACATCATCGGGCTGTCCGGGCTGATCACACCCAGCCTGGATGAAATGATCAGCGTCGCACGCGAGATGAAACGCCGCAAGATGAACGTTCCGCTGTTGATCGGCGGGGCGACGACCAGCGCCAAACACACGGCGGTCAAGATTGCACCGGTCTATGAATCGCCGGTCGTGCACGTCGTCGATGCCAGCCGTAGTGTCGGCGTCGTCGAACGCTTGCTCAGCGACGAACACCGCGACGCCTTCATCGCCAAGAACGCCGAAGAACAGGTCAAGGCGGTGGCGAGTTTCAAAGAGCGAAAGCAAAAACTGGTGCCCTACACCGAAGCGCTGGAAAAACGATTTGCCACCGATTGGGAAAACGTCCGCATCGACGAGCCGTCGTTCACCGGAACACGTGTCTTAAAGGATGTCCCGCTGGCCGAGATTCGCGACTACATCGACTGGTCGCCGTTCTTCATGACCTGGGAACTGAAAGGCAAGTATCCCAAGATTTTTGAAGACAAGGTGGTCGGCGAAGAGGCGAAAAAGATCTTTGACGATGCCAACAAACTGTTGGACCAAATCATCGCCGACGGCAGCGTGAAGGCTCGCGCGGCGTACGGTTTCTGGCCCGCGGCAAGTGACGGTGATGATGTGATCCTGTACAGCGACGAGTCTCGTCAGACCGAGCTGACGCGTTTTCACTTTTTAAGACAGCAGTGGGAGCGAAAGGGGCAAAAGGATTTCCGCAGCCTGGCCGACTACGTGGCCCCGGTCGACAGCGGCCGCAAGGATTACATCGGCGGTTTCGTCGTCACGGCGGGAATCGGAGCCGCCGAGCTGGCGGCAAGTTTCAAGGCCAAGCACGACGACTACAACGCCATCATGGTCCAAGCGGTCGCGGATCGTTGTGCCGAGGCGCTCGCGGAAATGCTGCACCAGCGGGCGCGCCGCGATTGGTCCTATGGTGCCGAAGAAACGTTGTCCACCGAGCAGTTGATCGACGAAGCGTATCGCGGCATCCGTCCCGCCGCCGGCTATCCGGCCTGTCCCGACCACACCGAGAAGCGAACGTTGTTCGATCTGCTCGACGCGGAAGCCAACACGACGGTCGAGCTGACCAGTTCCTACGCGATGACACCGGGTGCGGCCGTCAGCGGATTGTACTTCGCCCACCCCGATGCCCGTTATTTCGCCGTCGACCGAGTCACCAAGGACCAGATCGAAGACTACGCCAGCCGCAAAGGCAAGCCGATCGCCGAGATCGAAAAGTGGCTGACACCCAACCTGGCCTACGAGCCGGAGTAG
- a CDS encoding P-loop NTPase — translation MIVRRHRPPPRNRSNLSQPSRRPSRLLKPSRLLKPSRLLKPSRLFKLSQLFKPNRLLKPNRLLKPNRLLKLNRLLKLNRLFKLNRLLKLNRLLKPNRLLKPNRLLKPNRLLKLNRLLKLSHRSATAQAQPTAQAQPTAQAQPTAQAQPPAQAQPTAQAQPTAQAQPTAQAQPTAQAQPTAQAQPPVQAQPTAQVQPPAPAEPAACAESAEQTESTAAAAPTQHAADVRDGETITRELDALVDVVEQQANEEFLSDAKADDQAPQKPNTIAEPAFVDSATAPAVDPPADDIDSTAPRWAGATWEVDAFDLPSTVADLFFDETFFRSIAEHLGQSVREGLRSVLVTSLSAGEGRSTVAIGTAIAAAATGVRVALIDIDLDTPSQSELLRLEVETDWVTAIRQGERIEDAAIASIEDGVTLLPLVLSGHRGLPITPTEIDQLLEQLDGCFDLLLFDGPVAGAWATPQIAAAVDSSLIVRDARRTSPSEVASAAAQLRRQGVVGIGVVDNFCG, via the coding sequence TTGATCGTCCGCCGACACCGGCCCCCGCCCCGGAACCGATCGAACCTGTCCCAACCGTCGCGTCGGCCCAGCCGACTGCTCAAGCCCAGCCGACTGCTCAAGCCCAGCCGACTGCTCAAGCCCAGCCGACTGTTCAAGCTCAGCCAACTGTTCAAGCCCAACCGACTGCTCAAGCCCAACCGACTGCTCAAGCCCAACCGACTGCTCAAGCTCAACCGACTGCTCAAGCTCAACCGACTGTTCAAGCTCAACCGACTGCTCAAGCTCAACCGACTGCTCAAGCCCAACCGACTGCTCAAGCCCAACCGACTGCTCAAGCCCAACCGACTGCTCAAGCTCAACCGACTGCTCAAGCTCAGCCACCGCTCAGCGACTGCTCAAGCTCAGCCGACTGCTCAAGCTCAGCCGACTGCTCAAGCTCAGCCGACTGCTCAAGCTCAGCCACCTGCTCAAGCTCAGCCAACAGCTCAAGCTCAGCCAACAGCTCAAGCTCAGCCAACTGCTCAAGCTCAGCCAACTGCTCAAGCTCAGCCAACTGCTCAAGCTCAGCCACCTGTTCAAGCTCAGCCAACTGCTCAAGTCCAGCCGCCTGCTCCGGCCGAACCGGCTGCCTGCGCCGAGTCCGCCGAGCAGACGGAATCGACTGCGGCTGCAGCCCCGACCCAGCACGCGGCCGACGTTCGCGACGGGGAGACGATCACCCGAGAGCTCGACGCGTTGGTCGATGTGGTGGAGCAGCAAGCGAACGAGGAGTTTTTAAGCGACGCGAAAGCTGACGATCAGGCTCCCCAGAAGCCGAACACCATCGCCGAACCCGCATTCGTCGACAGCGCGACGGCCCCCGCCGTCGATCCGCCAGCGGACGACATCGATTCAACCGCCCCACGCTGGGCCGGTGCGACTTGGGAAGTCGACGCGTTCGATCTCCCCTCCACCGTCGCAGACCTGTTCTTTGACGAAACGTTTTTTCGCTCGATCGCCGAACACCTCGGCCAATCCGTGCGAGAAGGCCTGCGCAGCGTCCTGGTGACCAGTTTGAGTGCGGGCGAAGGACGCTCGACCGTTGCGATCGGCACTGCCATTGCCGCGGCAGCCACCGGCGTGCGCGTGGCCCTGATCGACATCGATCTGGACACGCCCAGCCAATCGGAACTGTTGCGTTTGGAAGTCGAAACCGATTGGGTGACCGCGATTCGTCAAGGCGAACGCATCGAGGATGCCGCGATCGCATCGATCGAAGACGGTGTGACACTGCTGCCGCTGGTGCTTTCCGGTCACCGAGGCTTGCCGATCACTCCGACAGAAATCGACCAACTGCTGGAACAACTCGACGGCTGTTTCGATCTGCTATTGTTCGACGGCCCCGTTGCGGGCGCCTGGGCGACGCCTCAAATTGCCGCCGCGGTCGACTCCAGCTTGATCGTCCGTGACGCCCGCCGAACCAGCCCCTCCGAAGTCGCCTCTGCCGCCGCCCAGCTCCGCCGCCAAGGCGTCGTGGGCATCGGCGTGGTTGATAATTTCTGCGGGTAG
- a CDS encoding protein kinase domain-containing protein, giving the protein MMTATQCPTAERLRAYSLGRLPEAENDELFEHLRSCTSCQAELETVDDAEDSLIGELRATDQFASLAEEPDCKLAMVKALGALATADAPSDTGLHNVPRTIGEYEIVRLLGRGGMGKVFLARHNKLGRHVAVKLLSGHRHADQRTRDRFDSEMRAVGQLSHPNIVTAHDAREVDGAAVLVTEYIDGLDLGELVAKHGPVAVADACEIIRKVAAALQYTSDQGFVHRDVKPSNIMISRNGEVKLLDLGLARYQSGREHELTAAGQAIGTADYISPEQVTDGREVDCRSDIYSLGCTLFKLLSGNAPFADQTHQTVFAKMTAQVSEIPPSLADRVQDCPPALVRLVDSMLAKDPARRPQTPAHVAASLATWAAGHDLVRLVETASAAETRTQTLPHSTTAQIQPWYRRTVPLTTAIAAGLLGVLLGLLMGLFIKITFPDGTVFQAPLDGATIEVVKEPDDDTGDAKAADVVRPAAEEKLAQRAATRHNDVLEKLSGIWLLVGYKQPNSVLPEGMLLAIDQTEFYAVTKQNSQADLQVSAGQFTRFQQDHQGLKMLAVDEVTGNQIPVGCQFPDESSMVFQFDPFLDTAEMPFQGRLRNQGKGHLYRFKKLGAFSEINQIPPTGPDSDEAKALATIRQLKTLGVDQYLKQHGDPTGAAVLQQNSVNNLKQIGLAFHNFHSVYRKFPGSVNVQEGAVGAGKKKIYPFSWRVAILPFVEGALLYEQYRFDEPWNSENNLKLLDQMPEVYRSPNAADDQPSGHTNYLGFATGNSALGTEGGIGLRDFLDGTSNTLLLIETKNSVPWTKPEDLIWNGETEFFDPVTYLMADGSVRRTEKLDPEVLKKLITRDGGEVIPR; this is encoded by the coding sequence ATGATGACAGCGACCCAGTGCCCGACGGCGGAACGATTGAGAGCTTATTCGCTCGGGCGGCTGCCCGAGGCCGAGAATGACGAGCTTTTCGAACACCTTCGTTCCTGTACCTCGTGTCAGGCCGAACTCGAAACGGTCGACGACGCCGAAGATTCGTTGATCGGCGAACTGCGGGCGACGGATCAATTCGCGAGCCTGGCCGAGGAGCCCGATTGCAAGCTGGCGATGGTCAAAGCCTTGGGGGCGCTGGCGACGGCCGATGCACCGTCCGACACCGGGCTGCACAACGTCCCTCGAACGATCGGCGAGTACGAAATCGTCCGCTTGCTCGGCCGTGGCGGGATGGGCAAAGTCTTCTTGGCGCGGCACAACAAACTCGGCCGCCACGTCGCCGTGAAATTGCTCTCGGGACACCGACACGCCGACCAACGCACCCGCGATCGCTTTGATTCCGAAATGCGTGCCGTCGGCCAGTTGAGCCACCCCAATATCGTGACCGCGCACGATGCCCGCGAAGTGGACGGGGCGGCGGTTTTGGTGACCGAGTACATCGACGGGTTGGACCTGGGCGAGCTGGTGGCAAAGCACGGTCCGGTCGCCGTCGCTGACGCCTGTGAGATCATTCGCAAAGTCGCCGCGGCACTGCAGTACACCAGCGATCAAGGGTTTGTACATCGCGATGTCAAACCGTCCAACATCATGATCAGCCGCAACGGTGAAGTGAAGTTGTTGGATCTGGGCCTGGCACGCTACCAGAGCGGCCGGGAACATGAGCTGACGGCGGCGGGTCAGGCGATCGGGACGGCGGACTATATTTCGCCGGAACAGGTGACCGATGGTCGCGAGGTGGATTGCCGGTCGGATATTTATTCGCTCGGATGCACCCTCTTTAAACTGCTCTCGGGCAATGCACCCTTTGCCGATCAGACGCACCAGACGGTGTTCGCCAAAATGACCGCCCAGGTCTCCGAAATTCCGCCCAGTCTGGCCGATCGGGTTCAGGATTGTCCACCTGCTTTGGTACGTCTGGTCGATTCGATGTTGGCCAAGGATCCGGCCCGACGCCCGCAAACACCGGCCCACGTCGCGGCGTCGTTGGCGACATGGGCCGCTGGGCATGACTTGGTTCGACTGGTGGAAACGGCGTCCGCTGCCGAAACGCGGACACAAACGTTACCGCATTCGACGACCGCGCAGATACAGCCGTGGTATCGACGGACGGTTCCGTTGACCACTGCGATCGCTGCGGGACTGCTCGGCGTTTTGCTCGGACTACTGATGGGATTGTTCATCAAGATCACGTTCCCCGACGGGACGGTGTTTCAGGCGCCGCTCGATGGAGCCACCATCGAAGTCGTGAAGGAACCCGATGACGACACAGGGGATGCAAAAGCGGCTGACGTCGTTCGGCCGGCCGCCGAGGAAAAACTGGCCCAGCGGGCAGCGACGCGGCACAACGACGTGCTTGAAAAACTCTCGGGGATCTGGCTGTTGGTCGGATACAAACAACCCAACAGCGTCCTGCCCGAAGGCATGCTGCTGGCCATCGATCAAACCGAATTCTATGCCGTGACCAAACAAAACTCGCAGGCGGACCTCCAAGTCTCCGCCGGTCAGTTCACCAGGTTCCAGCAGGATCATCAGGGGCTGAAGATGCTGGCGGTCGACGAAGTGACGGGGAATCAAATCCCGGTCGGCTGTCAGTTCCCCGATGAATCCTCCATGGTGTTTCAATTTGATCCCTTCCTGGACACCGCGGAGATGCCGTTTCAGGGCCGGCTGAGAAACCAAGGGAAGGGGCACCTGTATCGATTCAAAAAGCTGGGTGCATTTTCCGAGATCAATCAAATCCCGCCGACAGGTCCCGATTCAGATGAAGCCAAAGCGCTGGCGACGATTCGGCAACTGAAAACGCTGGGAGTCGATCAGTATCTCAAACAACATGGTGACCCGACCGGCGCGGCGGTACTGCAACAGAATTCGGTAAACAACTTGAAGCAGATCGGACTCGCCTTTCACAACTTCCACTCGGTCTATCGCAAGTTCCCCGGTTCGGTCAACGTGCAGGAAGGGGCCGTGGGAGCGGGAAAGAAAAAGATCTACCCGTTCAGCTGGCGCGTCGCGATCCTGCCGTTCGTGGAGGGAGCGTTGTTGTACGAACAGTACAGGTTTGACGAGCCCTGGAACAGCGAGAACAATCTCAAACTGCTCGATCAAATGCCGGAAGTCTATCGCAGTCCAAACGCGGCCGATGATCAACCGAGCGGCCACACGAACTACTTGGGCTTTGCGACCGGAAACAGCGCACTGGGAACCGAAGGCGGAATCGGACTACGTGATTTCCTCGATGGCACCAGCAATACACTGCTATTGATCGAAACCAAAAACAGCGTGCCGTGGACCAAGCCGGAGGATCTGATCTGGAATGGCGAGACAGAGTTCTTTGATCCGGTGACTTACCTGATGGCCGACGGCAGCGTTCGGAGGACGGAGAAACTCGATCCGGAGGTGCTCAAGAAACTGATCACCCGCGACGGCGGCGAAGTGATTCCTCGTTGA
- a CDS encoding RNA polymerase sigma factor → MNAHPDDRRRPEHPTLSHPFLEGVQQNDPAQWSRLVETFGPIVYRWCRTSGVAESDAPDVVQEIFASVARGICGFERQKESGSFRSWLATITRNRVRDHFRKLAGRQPAEGGTEALRRLQQKADSLDESIDGDSISSPLVRQVLKSVKVEFEPATWDAFWLSTIESQPAALVAETTGLSVASVYQSKSRVLRKLRQRLSELP, encoded by the coding sequence ATGAATGCCCATCCCGATGACCGGCGACGCCCCGAGCACCCGACGCTGTCCCACCCGTTTCTTGAAGGCGTCCAGCAGAACGACCCCGCCCAGTGGAGCCGGCTGGTGGAAACGTTTGGTCCGATCGTGTACCGCTGGTGCCGCACCTCCGGCGTCGCCGAAAGTGACGCGCCCGACGTGGTGCAAGAAATCTTTGCGTCGGTCGCTCGGGGCATCTGCGGTTTCGAACGCCAGAAGGAGTCCGGCAGCTTTCGCAGTTGGCTGGCGACGATCACACGCAACCGCGTCAGGGATCACTTTCGAAAGCTCGCCGGCAGACAACCGGCCGAAGGCGGCACGGAGGCGTTGAGACGGCTGCAACAGAAAGCCGACTCGCTGGATGAATCCATCGACGGTGACTCGATCAGCAGCCCGCTGGTGCGTCAGGTCTTGAAGTCCGTCAAGGTGGAATTCGAACCGGCGACCTGGGACGCCTTCTGGTTGTCGACGATCGAGAGCCAACCCGCAGCCTTGGTCGCCGAGACCACCGGGTTGTCCGTCGCCAGTGTGTATCAATCCAAATCACGGGTTTTGCGCAAATTAAGACAGCGGCTGAGCGAATTGCCGTGA
- a CDS encoding sulfatase, translating to MHRLRSISALFVFIAAAATLGAERPNVLLICVDDLRPELNCFGKSYIQSPNIDALAASGRAFQRHYVQAPTCGASRYTLLTGLYGPASNGALFARAKQMQNDSAAVPPSMPAWFRKHGYRTVSVGKVSHHPGGRGGSDWDDEAMPEMPNAWDRHLLPAGDWQHPRGWMHGLAHGEIRKNAKEMDVFQSAEGDDSIYPDGISVDEALRQLDQLTAADEPPFFLAVGILRPHLPFGAPAKYMKPYIDVELPPIPHPEKPQGKTTWHSSGEFMKYNRWGRNPNDDDAFATDVRRHYAACVTYADAQVGRVLNRLEETGQADNTIVVLWGDHGWNLGEHAIWGKHCLFEESLRSPLIIRYPKMRQVGKPADGIVETLDVFPTLCDLAGVRIPAFAAGRSLRPLLENEDAEGHSAIAYRNNAKTIRTDTHRLIVHKDGFVELYDHRNPDAETVNLAASDDRPEELIEELLERIEQRLPESR from the coding sequence ATGCATCGCCTCCGATCGATTTCCGCCCTCTTCGTCTTCATCGCAGCTGCAGCCACGCTCGGCGCCGAACGCCCCAATGTCCTGTTGATCTGCGTCGATGATCTCCGTCCGGAACTGAATTGTTTCGGGAAATCGTATATCCAATCGCCGAACATCGATGCGCTTGCGGCGTCTGGTCGTGCGTTTCAGCGGCATTACGTCCAGGCACCGACGTGCGGTGCGTCTCGCTACACCTTGCTGACGGGGCTCTACGGTCCGGCCAGCAACGGGGCGCTGTTTGCACGCGCGAAACAAATGCAAAACGATTCCGCCGCGGTTCCGCCCAGCATGCCGGCTTGGTTTCGCAAGCATGGTTATCGGACCGTTTCGGTCGGCAAGGTCTCACATCATCCCGGTGGACGTGGCGGTTCGGACTGGGACGACGAAGCGATGCCCGAGATGCCGAACGCCTGGGACCGACATTTGCTGCCGGCCGGCGACTGGCAGCACCCGCGCGGTTGGATGCACGGGCTGGCTCACGGCGAGATCCGCAAGAATGCCAAAGAGATGGACGTGTTCCAGTCGGCCGAGGGTGATGATTCGATTTATCCCGACGGAATCTCGGTCGACGAAGCACTGCGTCAGCTGGATCAATTGACCGCCGCCGACGAGCCGCCGTTCTTTCTGGCCGTCGGAATCCTGCGTCCCCATTTGCCGTTCGGTGCGCCGGCCAAGTACATGAAGCCCTACATCGATGTGGAATTGCCGCCGATCCCGCATCCCGAAAAGCCGCAGGGAAAAACGACCTGGCATTCGTCCGGCGAATTCATGAAGTACAACCGCTGGGGACGCAACCCCAACGATGACGATGCGTTCGCCACCGACGTCCGCCGACACTACGCCGCTTGCGTCACGTATGCCGACGCGCAGGTCGGTCGAGTGCTCAATCGCTTGGAGGAAACGGGGCAAGCCGACAACACAATCGTGGTGTTGTGGGGAGACCACGGTTGGAATCTCGGCGAGCACGCGATCTGGGGCAAACATTGTCTGTTCGAAGAATCGTTGCGGTCGCCGTTGATCATCCGCTACCCCAAGATGAGACAGGTCGGAAAGCCGGCCGATGGAATCGTCGAAACCCTCGACGTCTTCCCCACTCTCTGCGACCTGGCGGGGGTGCGGATTCCAGCGTTCGCTGCAGGCCGATCGCTTCGGCCGTTGTTGGAAAACGAAGACGCTGAGGGGCATTCGGCGATCGCCTATCGCAACAACGCCAAAACGATTCGCACCGACACACATCGATTGATCGTGCACAAGGACGGATTTGTGGAATTGTACGATCATCGAAATCCGGATGCCGAAACGGTCAACCTGGCGGCGTCGGACGATCGCCCCGAGGAGCTGATCGAGGAGCTGCTTGAACGGATCGAACAGCGGTTGCCCGAATCTCGTTGA